From Planococcus halocryophilus, the proteins below share one genomic window:
- a CDS encoding DMT family transporter produces the protein MNKWKIYGILTAVMIVWGFNLSAVKYMLGYVDPVTLTAFRILLAGLSVMAILASFKMLRWPAKNEWKFIFLGSLLNVVAHHYFLSSGLSITTGSNAGLILGTGPMLTAVLVSLIMRNYPSKLQWLGVVIGFAGVAATVMVGSGATSGLNVGDIFVFISILAQVLSYIVIANAARTLDPRILTGYMFVTGSLVLFIISLIQEPGEIQAFASVPISFWIAFVFSAMLGTAVGHMLYNYSIGQAGPTKAAIFMNLNTLFSLVGASVLLNEKITSGHIYGLVLIVIGVLFGSGAAEDLLKKRKKRLAR, from the coding sequence TTGAATAAATGGAAAATCTACGGCATCTTAACAGCTGTAATGATTGTGTGGGGCTTTAATTTATCAGCTGTCAAATACATGTTGGGTTATGTAGACCCTGTCACGTTAACGGCTTTTCGTATTTTGTTAGCGGGATTATCGGTAATGGCCATACTCGCAAGCTTTAAAATGTTACGCTGGCCAGCCAAAAATGAATGGAAATTTATATTTCTCGGGTCTTTACTTAATGTTGTGGCACATCATTATTTCTTATCAAGTGGCTTATCGATTACGACGGGTTCAAATGCCGGATTGATTTTAGGGACGGGTCCAATGTTAACAGCTGTGCTTGTGTCGCTCATTATGCGCAATTACCCGTCAAAACTGCAATGGCTCGGTGTGGTCATTGGGTTTGCCGGTGTGGCTGCGACAGTGATGGTTGGAAGTGGTGCGACATCTGGGTTAAACGTAGGAGATATCTTTGTTTTCATATCCATATTGGCTCAAGTGTTGAGCTATATTGTTATTGCCAATGCAGCTCGTACACTTGATCCACGCATTTTGACAGGTTATATGTTTGTGACAGGTTCACTCGTATTGTTTATCATTTCACTCATACAAGAACCAGGGGAAATCCAAGCGTTCGCGTCAGTGCCTATATCATTTTGGATCGCTTTTGTGTTCTCCGCGATGCTCGGAACAGCGGTTGGCCATATGCTCTACAATTACTCAATTGGACAAGCAGGACCAACAAAAGCGGCGATCTTCATGAACTTGAATACCTTGTTTTCATTAGTCGGCGCAAGTGTGTTATTAAACGAAAAAATCACTTCTGGTCATATTTACGGATTAGTACTTATTGTAATCGGTGTGTTATTCGGTTCAGGTGCAGCGGAAGACTTATTGAAAAAACGCAAAAAGCGGCTCGCACGTTGA